The nucleotide window AAGTGCACGCGCGCCCAGGGCATGATGGTGCGGGTGCCGGGAATGTCGGTGGCCACCAGCGCGTCGCGGATCTTGGTGCCGTCGGTGCTCTTGGCCCGGTCGATAGCGTCGGCGAGGATGACGAGGCCCATCAGCTCGCGGGACGAATTGTCGTTAAGGTCGCGCGAGGAGCGGGCCTTGTACATCTCGTTCACCTTGCCGATGAACGGGCGCTTGGCAGCCAGATCCAGCGAGAACGAGGCGCGGGAGATGGCGCCGATGAGCTTGTCGCCCACCGCGTCGAAGGTGACCTGCTCGGAGAAGCCGGAGGCCTGGGCGACGAGGTTCTTCGGCTTGTAGCCCAGCTCCGCCATGGTCTTCACCAGAAGGATGGCGTCGGTGGTGTAGGTGGACGGCATCAGCACGTCCGGATCGGCGCTTTTCAGCTGCTGGACCTCGGCGGAGAGCGAGGGCGAGTTGGACTTGTACTTGATGTCGGCGGCGATCTTGTAGCCGCGCTCGGTGGCCAGCTTACGCTGCACGTTGGACGAATCCACGCCGAAGATGGTGTCCTCATAGAACAGGCCGACGCTGTCGATCTTTTTGCCCTTTTTCTTCTGGGCGTCGAAGAAGTCGAACATGGCGGCGGAGAACATCTCGTCCTGCGCGGCCGGGCGGAAGAAGAACTTCAGCTTCTTGCGCTGCAGGCTGGGGGAGGAGCTGTCCGCGCACAGGAACGGCACGCCGTAGCGCTCGGCCACCGCGCTCACGGTGGAGGACACCGCCGACTGGTAGCAGCCGATGAGGGCGGTCACCTTGTCCTGGGTGATGAGGCGCTCGGCCTCGGCGCGGCCCTTCTGCGGGTCGGCCTGGTGGTCGGCATAGACGAGGCGTACCTTGGCGCCGCCGAGGCCCGCAAGGCCGGCGGCCTTGGCGGTGGGCATGTCGAAGTCGAACGAGCCGTTGATGATCTCGGCGGCGGTCTCGAAGGCGTGGCGGGCATCGATGCCCACCTGGGCGCTCGGGCCGGACATGGCGTAGAGCACGCCGATGACCACTTCCGGCGCTCCCTGGGCGAAAGCTCGGGAAGCGGCGCCGGTGAGGCCGACGAGCGGCAGGGCGGAAGCGGCGAGAAGAAGCTCTCTGCGGTTCATGTGTGGTCCCCTCTGAAGGTCAGGATGTCTGGATCGGCATTTGTTGCAGTCTGCGCCGTTTTCGGCGTCAGTCCGAGCGTTGGCGCCCGGGAATGATCAAAGGATCGCGAACTCGGTGTTGCGCCGGTCGGTGACCAGCATGCAGCCGGGCGCGTGGGTGATGGCGAAGGAGGGCTTGGCCTCGGCGATCACGGACTGGGGGGTGACGCCGCAGGCCCAGAACACCGGAAGCTCGTTGTCGAGCACTTCCACCGCGTCGCCATAGTCGGGCTTCATCAGGTCCTTGACGCCGATCAGCTCCGGCAGGCCCACATGCAGCGGCGCGCCGTGCACCTGGGGAAAGCGCGTGGTGATCTGGATGGCGCGGATGGCGTGGGCCGGCACCAGCGGACGCATGGACATGACCATGCGGCCCGAGAAGCGGCCCGCCGGCACGCACTGCACAGTGGTGCGGAACATGGGCACGCGCACATTGCGGTCCACATGGCGCAGGGGCAGGCCCTCGGCCATCAGCGCTTCCTCGAAGGACAGGGAGCAGCCGATGACGAAGGCGACCAGATCATCGCGCCAGTAGTCCGTCACGTCGGCGGTGTCGGCGATCACCTCTCCGTCCTGCCACACCCGGTAGCCGGGGAAGTCGGTGCGGATGTCGAGGTCCTCGCCCAGCACGGGCACCTTGAAGCTGCCGGGCTCCGACATGCCGATGACCGGGCAGGGGCGCGGATTGAAATGGCAGAAGCGCAGGAATTCCTCTGCCAGTTCCTTGGGCAGCACGGCGAGGTTGCCCTGCACATAACCAGGCGCCATGCCGGCGGTGGGGCCGGTGAGCGCGCCGCTGCGGCAGGCCTGGCGCACCGCGAGCGGGGTCTGATAGGCGGCATAGGTGTCCGCCTGGGGCGCGACACGGAGGCTTGCTGTGCTGGCCATGGTGAGGCTCGTCCTGTTGATCGCCGTGGCGATTCGGGGCTGATCGGGTGTGGAGCGCGCCTGGCAGTGTGCCCATGGAATGAGCGCGCTCGATCCATGGGCATTATCTGGACAAACTAAGCACAAGGTCCAATGATGATTCAGGATTGTTTCGGATAAGGCGTACTTATAGTTGGCGCCAGCTCACGGTTTGAGGGCGAAACAGGCCTCCACTTCCACCGTCATTCCGCTGGGCAGGGAGGAGGCGCCGCTGGCGATGCGGGCATGCGGCCCGCGCTCGCCGAATACGGCGCAGAACAGGTCCGAAGCCCCGTTGATGACGCCGGGATGGCCCTCGAAGGTGTCCACGCAATGCACCAGCCCGGCCACGCGCACCACCTGCGCCACCCGGTCGAGGTCGCCGTCGCAGGCGGCCTTGAGCTGGGCGAGAAGGTTGAGGGCGCAGAGCTTTGCGGCCTCGTAGCCCTCCTCGGGCGTGCGCTCGGCGCCCACCTTGCCGGCATAGAGCAACTGGCCGTCGCGGCGCGGGCCCTGCCCGGAAATGAACACCAGGTCGCCCACCCGCACGAACGGCACATAGGTGCCGCGCGGGGTGCCAGCCTGCGGCAGGGTCAGGCCGAGGGCGGCGAGCTTGTCTTCCGCTTCAGTCATGTGTGTAGCCTCACTTCACCTGACGCCAGTCGCCCCGGTCGCCCTTCCAGTTGACGCTGTCCCCCAGGGTGCGCGCAACGGTGAGCTTCAGGGTGCGCACAAGGCCTTCCCACTCCTTTGCGGAAAGCCCGTCCACCGCCGGCTCGGGCGCCATGAACATGCCGTCCACACCGCCGAAGGCCACGCACTGCTCGATGGCGCGCACCTCCAGCTCCGGATCGTGGAACACCACCGGGTTTTCCAGCAGCGCCGAGAGCGCGGCCACAAGGCCGGTGGCCCCGAGGTTGGAGATGTTGGCCACCAGAAGGTGCCCCGCGGCAGTGGCCGCCGCCACCCCGCCACGGCCGGGAATGCCGCAGTCTGCCGCCTTGGGCGAGAAGGCGGGCAGGTCTTCGGCAATGACGCCCATGCCCAGTTCGTTGCCGCCGTCGCCGATGCCGATGAAGGGCAGGCCCATGGCCTTGCCGGTGCGGAACAGATAGTCGAGGTCGCCCACCATGCCGTCCAGCGGGCGCCCGCCGAGGCCGTGGTAGAGCCCGTTCGCATTGGCGCCCGGCCGCTCGATGGCGATGAGCAGTTGCGGGCGGGTGTGCTCCAGCAGTTCGTCGGCCACGGTACGGCAGCCTTCCGCATCCTTCGGCACGGTGCGGATATAGACCGGGCGCAGGAACGGCACGGGCCGGATGACGCCGTCGGCCGGGAAGGGCAGGGGGGCAAGCCCCGCGCCCCGGCAGGTGGCGGCCATCATCTCCGCCCAGTCCTCGTCGATGACGATGACGCTCTCCACCCCGAAGCCCAGGAACAGGGCACGGGCGATGAGCGCCGCGCCCACCGGCCCGTCGGTCTCCGGCACGCCGCCGCCTTCGGGAAAGCCGGTGGCGATGAGGGCGGGGCCGCCCTTGGTGGTGAGGGTCGCGGCGATGATCTCTGCCGCCCCCATGGCGATGAAGCCCGGCTGCCGACGCGCCAGCGCCACCCGGATCGGCCCGATGAGGCCGACGCCGGTGAAATCAAGGCACATGA belongs to Xanthobacter autotrophicus Py2 and includes:
- a CDS encoding Extracellular ligand-binding receptor (PFAM: Extracellular ligand-binding receptor~KEGG: rpb:RPB_3620 twin-arginine translocation pathway signal); protein product: MNRRELLLAASALPLVGLTGAASRAFAQGAPEVVIGVLYAMSGPSAQVGIDARHAFETAAEIINGSFDFDMPTAKAAGLAGLGGAKVRLVYADHQADPQKGRAEAERLITQDKVTALIGCYQSAVSSTVSAVAERYGVPFLCADSSSPSLQRKKLKFFFRPAAQDEMFSAAMFDFFDAQKKKGKKIDSVGLFYEDTIFGVDSSNVQRKLATERGYKIAADIKYKSNSPSLSAEVQQLKSADPDVLMPSTYTTDAILLVKTMAELGYKPKNLVAQASGFSEQVTFDAVGDKLIGAISRASFSLDLAAKRPFIGKVNEMYKARSSRDLNDNSSRELMGLVILADAIDRAKSTDGTKIRDALVATDIPGTRTIMPWARVHFNDEGQNPDASPVLLQYTGSKFVTIFPDDVAIAAPIWPMNG
- a CDS encoding protein of unknown function DUF1445 (PFAM: protein of unknown function DUF1445~KEGG: rpc:RPC_1666 protein of unknown function DUF1445) yields the protein MASTASLRVAPQADTYAAYQTPLAVRQACRSGALTGPTAGMAPGYVQGNLAVLPKELAEEFLRFCHFNPRPCPVIGMSEPGSFKVPVLGEDLDIRTDFPGYRVWQDGEVIADTADVTDYWRDDLVAFVIGCSLSFEEALMAEGLPLRHVDRNVRVPMFRTTVQCVPAGRFSGRMVMSMRPLVPAHAIRAIQITTRFPQVHGAPLHVGLPELIGVKDLMKPDYGDAVEVLDNELPVFWACGVTPQSVIAEAKPSFAITHAPGCMLVTDRRNTEFAIL
- a CDS encoding Endoribonuclease L-PSP (PFAM: Endoribonuclease L-PSP~KEGG: sth:STH1785 hypothetical protein) — translated: MTEAEDKLAALGLTLPQAGTPRGTYVPFVRVGDLVFISGQGPRRDGQLLYAGKVGAERTPEEGYEAAKLCALNLLAQLKAACDGDLDRVAQVVRVAGLVHCVDTFEGHPGVINGASDLFCAVFGERGPHARIASGASSLPSGMTVEVEACFALKP
- a CDS encoding hypothetical protein (KEGG: dsy:DSY4353 hypothetical protein), with the translated sequence MLAKDTALYARVARTIDDFMCLDFTGVGLIGPIRVALARRQPGFIAMGAAEIIAATLTTKGGPALIATGFPEGGGVPETDGPVGAALIARALFLGFGVESVIVIDEDWAEMMAATCRGAGLAPLPFPADGVIRPVPFLRPVYIRTVPKDAEGCRTVADELLEHTRPQLLIAIERPGANANGLYHGLGGRPLDGMVGDLDYLFRTGKAMGLPFIGIGDGGNELGMGVIAEDLPAFSPKAADCGIPGRGGVAAATAAGHLLVANISNLGATGLVAALSALLENPVVFHDPELEVRAIEQCVAFGGVDGMFMAPEPAVDGLSAKEWEGLVRTLKLTVARTLGDSVNWKGDRGDWRQVK